A part of Thiomicrorhabdus sediminis genomic DNA contains:
- a CDS encoding anti-phage deoxyguanosine triphosphatase, which translates to MDNQQSQIWTQRYTDYLQDKDSRPARIVYQRDRARVIHSASFRRLQAKTQIFGLSESDFYRTRLTHSMEVAQIGSGLVEQLITVGIDDSGNEKPYVEWLPSFYLIEAICLAHDLGHPPYGHGGEVALNYMMRHHGGFEGNAQTLRILAKLGEYTPEHGLDLSRRTALGVMKYPAIYNNVIAVNTDYQAQLKEMQVDDFRTLKMNRWSPPKSIYLEEKQIFDWVLQPFSAADRERFTQLAECQSCHQQTQYKALDTTIMELADDIAYGIHDLEDAVEMKMVSRDLWQAEVMEDAEFQKYQLWDDEMTERLFSNSSRGRKHAVSKMVGIMVEGIYMDENGEFEHPLLRYQARLKEGEAAVLDLLKRFVFKNVITIPEVKQMEYKGQLIVLELFKSLRANPSALLPTSSYNKYLQAETEQAQQRVISDYIAGMTNTYASRLYAKLFTPTQGSIFDRL; encoded by the coding sequence ATGGATAATCAACAATCTCAGATTTGGACACAGCGTTATACCGATTATTTACAAGACAAGGACTCCCGCCCGGCGCGCATCGTCTATCAAAGAGATCGTGCCAGAGTCATTCACTCGGCGTCTTTTAGACGTTTACAAGCAAAAACGCAGATTTTCGGTTTAAGTGAATCGGATTTTTACCGTACCCGTTTAACGCACTCTATGGAAGTGGCTCAAATCGGTTCAGGCCTGGTCGAGCAGTTGATTACAGTCGGTATTGATGACAGTGGCAATGAAAAACCTTATGTCGAGTGGTTGCCGTCGTTTTATTTGATCGAGGCAATTTGTCTGGCTCATGATTTAGGTCATCCGCCTTATGGTCATGGTGGTGAGGTGGCTTTGAATTATATGATGCGCCATCATGGCGGCTTTGAAGGCAATGCGCAGACCTTAAGAATCCTCGCCAAGCTTGGCGAATATACCCCGGAACATGGTTTGGATCTGTCGCGCCGTACCGCTTTGGGGGTGATGAAATACCCGGCTATTTACAATAATGTCATCGCGGTGAATACCGATTATCAGGCTCAACTTAAAGAGATGCAGGTCGATGATTTCCGTACATTGAAAATGAATCGCTGGTCACCGCCAAAAAGCATTTATCTGGAAGAAAAACAGATTTTCGATTGGGTATTGCAGCCTTTTTCTGCGGCCGATCGCGAGCGTTTTACCCAGTTGGCGGAATGCCAGAGTTGCCATCAACAAACACAGTATAAGGCGCTGGATACGACAATTATGGAGTTGGCCGATGATATCGCCTATGGTATTCATGATCTGGAAGACGCGGTGGAAATGAAAATGGTTTCGCGAGACCTCTGGCAGGCCGAAGTGATGGAAGATGCCGAGTTCCAGAAGTACCAGCTTTGGGATGATGAGATGACTGAGCGTTTGTTTAGTAATTCCTCCCGTGGCCGTAAACACGCGGTGAGTAAAATGGTTGGCATTATGGTCGAAGGCATTTATATGGATGAGAACGGTGAATTCGAGCATCCGCTGTTACGTTATCAGGCGCGCTTAAAAGAGGGCGAAGCAGCGGTATTGGATCTATTGAAACGTTTTGTGTTTAAAAACGTCATCACCATTCCTGAAGTGAAGCAGATGGAATATAAAGGCCAATTGATTGTGCTTGAGTTGTTCAAGTCGCTTAGAGCCAACCCGAGTGCGCTACTGCCGACCAGTTCTTACAATAAATACCTGCAGGCGGAAACCGAACAGGCCCAGCAACGCGTGATTTCAGATTATATTGCGGGGATGACCAACACCTATGCGTCACGTCTCTACGCCAAGCTATTCACTCCGACTCAGGGATCGATCTTCGACCGCTTATAA
- the queG gene encoding tRNA epoxyqueuosine(34) reductase QueG: protein MTDTVSAQPTLVLSSEQFAQIKGWAAQLGFADISVCDIDLSDYEKGYFDWLAQDYHGDMEYMSRHGIKRSRPEELEPGTLSILSVRLNYFDCSAEHAARQIQQTDKAYISRYALQKDYHKLMRKRLQQLADKIGQHFNGFQYRAFCDSAPVLERSIAHKAGLGFIGKNSLIIHPRAGSWFFLGELYTNLTISTDLSEKTHPQGCGPCNACIVECPTQAIIDNGIVDSRRCISYLTIEYKGAIPLELRALMGNRIYGCDDCQLVCPWNKFTADTNEDVFRAQQNRLDKATLLELWQWDENQFLQNFAGSPIRRIGYPQWCRNLAVALGNIKASNHEKSAIIQALISKKTIINDLVDEHIDWAISHLGKTPESENHALPHKQIFAIDPKNIRPFKAKKYYLPKMPDNIDK, encoded by the coding sequence ATGACCGATACCGTTTCAGCACAACCAACCTTAGTTTTATCCAGTGAACAGTTTGCCCAAATCAAAGGTTGGGCCGCGCAACTGGGATTTGCTGATATCAGTGTCTGCGACATTGATTTATCCGACTATGAAAAAGGCTATTTTGACTGGCTTGCACAGGATTATCACGGTGACATGGAATATATGTCTCGTCACGGGATTAAGCGCTCCCGCCCGGAGGAATTGGAACCGGGCACTCTCAGCATCCTCAGTGTGCGTTTGAATTATTTTGACTGCTCTGCCGAGCATGCCGCACGCCAGATCCAGCAAACCGATAAAGCCTATATCTCGCGTTATGCTTTGCAAAAAGACTACCATAAACTGATGCGTAAACGTTTGCAGCAATTGGCTGACAAAATCGGCCAACATTTCAATGGATTCCAATACCGTGCTTTTTGTGACAGTGCGCCGGTTTTAGAACGCTCTATCGCCCATAAAGCCGGGCTGGGTTTTATCGGTAAAAACAGTCTGATCATCCATCCCCGAGCCGGTTCATGGTTTTTCCTTGGCGAACTTTATACCAATCTGACAATCTCGACCGATTTGAGCGAAAAGACTCATCCGCAAGGATGCGGCCCTTGTAATGCCTGTATTGTCGAATGTCCTACTCAGGCCATTATCGACAACGGCATAGTCGATTCAAGGCGCTGTATTTCCTACTTGACGATTGAATATAAAGGCGCTATTCCGCTTGAGTTACGGGCATTGATGGGTAATCGCATCTATGGCTGCGATGACTGCCAGTTGGTTTGCCCATGGAACAAGTTCACCGCCGATACCAACGAAGATGTCTTTAGAGCCCAACAAAACCGATTGGATAAAGCCACACTACTGGAGTTGTGGCAGTGGGATGAAAATCAGTTTTTGCAAAATTTCGCCGGCTCCCCCATTCGCCGTATCGGTTATCCGCAGTGGTGCCGCAATCTGGCCGTGGCGCTAGGCAATATCAAGGCGTCTAACCATGAAAAAAGCGCCATTATTCAAGCCTTAATAAGCAAAAAAACAATCATTAATGACCTGGTTGACGAACATATCGATTGGGCAATTAGCCATTTAGGCAAAACACCAGAATCAGAAAACCACGCTTTACCCCATAAGCAGATTTTTGCAATCGATCCGAAAAACATTCGCCCTTTTAAGGCAAAAAAGTATTACCTGCCGAAAATGCCGGACAATATTGATAAATAA
- the tsaE gene encoding tRNA (adenosine(37)-N6)-threonylcarbamoyltransferase complex ATPase subunit type 1 TsaE gives MSVINDAKAFQFELADELASIEFAGQLAEACEQGEAFADGLVVYLYGDLGAGKSFFSRAFIQHFMPGQKVKSPTYTLIESYNFSTNSIHHLDLYRLCDPEELEYLAVRDLFSENFIALVEWPQKGEPLLPAADLAIELIHQDQGRKVKMLAQSPKAEVLLESIKARLA, from the coding sequence ATGTCAGTAATAAACGATGCCAAAGCATTTCAATTTGAACTAGCCGACGAGCTGGCAAGCATTGAATTTGCCGGGCAGCTGGCTGAGGCCTGTGAGCAGGGAGAAGCCTTTGCTGATGGGCTTGTGGTCTATCTTTACGGTGACTTGGGAGCCGGTAAGTCGTTCTTTTCACGAGCTTTTATCCAACACTTCATGCCTGGGCAAAAAGTCAAAAGTCCTACCTATACCCTTATTGAAAGTTATAATTTTTCTACAAATAGTATACATCATCTTGATTTATATAGACTTTGCGATCCAGAAGAGTTAGAGTACTTAGCTGTTAGGGACTTGTTTAGCGAAAATTTCATCGCTTTGGTCGAATGGCCACAAAAAGGTGAGCCGCTTTTGCCTGCCGCAGACTTGGCTATTGAGTTGATCCATCAGGATCAAGGTCGTAAGGTGAAAATGCTTGCGCAAAGCCCTAAAGCAGAAGTATTGCTAGAATCAATCAAGGCTCGTTTGGCCTAG
- a CDS encoding N-acetylmuramoyl-L-alanine amidase codes for MNQFGKHLSKLGFTLFILLWAEVAFASAELSSMRVGQTDDKTRVVFDLKDSKDYKVFQLNNPSRIVVDFFDTDNALSFKNKILTDKRLFKIRVADKEKRVRVVLDLHKNPHYQVFMLAGNESKGQRLVVDLLAKPLATKIEKASPAKAQVASTNKDSNISQAKANQRDNKVADKPKQANNAQLAQQPTSKPSSANAVSAHKSAQLEKIIQQAMSDKTEPALIVESFADQIEVNKKPATTKTEQKPTQAQHSLLPQANHKQPLVALAPKTSEKTLPASKATESLLDQESAVLQKPADLVIAIDAGHGGKDTGAIGHNRVYEKHATLAMAKQLKAYIDKQPGMKAILTREKDEFIRLSERVKIAKQKQADIFISIHADAFHDSSVRGGSVYVLSERGASSTMARLLAKSENSAIDDIHLNGMDDDLAFALSDLSREANIRASHKLAKVVLGEMHKTIKMHKHSVQSAGFAVLKSIDMPSLLIETAFISNPHEARNLMSRGFQRKMAASIVDGLVKYRDELYPQQRWGDTLYVHYKVQYGDTLSQIAANYNVTTKQLKHVNNIKNANQLYVGKKLKIPVSKEVLAGL; via the coding sequence ATGAATCAATTCGGTAAGCACTTATCCAAGCTGGGTTTTACATTGTTTATATTGCTCTGGGCAGAAGTGGCTTTTGCCAGCGCTGAACTTTCCAGTATGCGTGTCGGCCAGACTGACGATAAAACCCGTGTCGTATTCGACCTGAAGGATTCCAAAGACTATAAAGTCTTTCAATTGAATAACCCGTCTCGAATTGTTGTCGATTTTTTTGACACCGATAACGCCCTGAGTTTCAAAAACAAAATTCTTACCGATAAACGCCTGTTTAAAATTCGTGTCGCCGATAAAGAAAAACGCGTTCGAGTGGTACTCGATTTGCATAAAAACCCACACTATCAAGTGTTTATGTTGGCTGGTAACGAATCTAAAGGCCAGCGTTTGGTTGTCGATCTATTAGCCAAACCATTGGCTACAAAAATAGAAAAAGCGTCTCCAGCCAAAGCACAAGTTGCCAGCACAAACAAGGATTCAAATATCAGTCAGGCCAAAGCAAATCAGCGAGACAATAAAGTCGCTGACAAGCCTAAGCAGGCTAATAACGCACAGTTAGCGCAACAACCAACGAGTAAGCCCTCATCGGCAAATGCCGTTTCAGCACATAAATCAGCACAACTGGAAAAGATTATTCAGCAGGCGATGAGTGACAAAACCGAGCCGGCGCTGATTGTTGAATCGTTTGCCGACCAGATCGAAGTGAACAAAAAACCGGCGACGACCAAGACAGAACAGAAACCAACTCAAGCTCAGCATAGCCTATTGCCACAAGCCAATCATAAACAGCCTCTTGTTGCCTTGGCTCCGAAAACATCCGAGAAAACTCTGCCGGCATCCAAAGCCACAGAAAGCCTTTTAGATCAAGAAAGTGCGGTTTTGCAAAAACCGGCCGATTTGGTTATTGCGATTGATGCCGGCCACGGCGGTAAGGATACCGGTGCCATCGGCCATAATCGAGTGTATGAAAAGCATGCGACTTTGGCGATGGCGAAGCAGTTAAAAGCCTATATTGATAAACAGCCGGGCATGAAAGCGATTTTGACTCGAGAAAAAGATGAGTTCATTCGCTTATCCGAGCGCGTTAAGATCGCCAAACAGAAACAAGCCGATATTTTCATCTCCATTCACGCCGATGCCTTTCATGACAGTTCGGTAAGAGGGGGGTCGGTTTATGTGCTTTCCGAGCGCGGTGCGAGCAGTACCATGGCGCGCTTATTGGCAAAAAGTGAAAACTCCGCTATTGACGATATCCACCTCAACGGCATGGACGATGATCTGGCCTTTGCCTTAAGTGATTTGTCGCGTGAAGCGAATATTCGTGCCAGTCATAAGTTGGCGAAGGTGGTGTTGGGTGAAATGCATAAAACCATCAAAATGCACAAGCATTCGGTGCAATCGGCCGGTTTTGCGGTACTTAAATCGATTGATATGCCGTCTTTGCTAATCGAGACCGCGTTTATCTCCAACCCTCATGAGGCGCGTAACCTGATGAGTAGAGGTTTCCAGCGTAAAATGGCGGCGTCAATTGTCGATGGTCTGGTGAAATACCGGGACGAGCTTTATCCGCAGCAGCGCTGGGGAGACACTTTATATGTGCATTACAAGGTGCAATATGGCGATACCTTATCGCAAATCGCGGCAAACTATAATGTCACCACCAAACAGCTTAAGCATGTCAATAATATCAAGAATGCCAATCAGCTTTATGTCGGTAAAAAATTAAAGATTCCAGTCTCTAAAGAAGTGCTTGCGGGTCTCTAA
- a CDS encoding 5-formyltetrahydrofolate cyclo-ligase encodes MNSGLLRKTLRDQRRQLPSSIQQHHAKQALQHLSDLLSQNPAFQTPQNIALFLAQDGELETDTAIQYLWQQSEHHIYLPVLETQPDWHMGFARYKPDSKMVRNRFDIAEPDVALNEHLNGEQMDWVFMPLVGFDKQGNRMGMGGGYYDRSFAFKLQNSRENQTKLIGWAHSFQQVEQLPKEPWDVPLDGIITEQGFTDFSLHRQ; translated from the coding sequence ATGAATTCAGGCCTGCTTCGTAAGACCCTAAGAGATCAAAGACGTCAATTACCCTCAAGCATCCAGCAACACCACGCTAAACAGGCTTTACAGCATCTAAGCGACTTGCTCAGTCAGAACCCGGCCTTTCAAACACCGCAGAATATTGCCCTATTTCTGGCACAGGATGGTGAACTGGAAACGGATACGGCGATTCAATATCTGTGGCAACAAAGCGAACATCATATCTATTTACCGGTATTGGAAACCCAGCCCGATTGGCATATGGGCTTTGCCCGTTACAAGCCAGACAGCAAGATGGTTCGTAACCGTTTCGATATTGCCGAACCCGATGTTGCTCTGAATGAACACCTGAATGGTGAGCAGATGGATTGGGTATTTATGCCTTTGGTGGGCTTTGACAAACAAGGCAACCGCATGGGCATGGGTGGTGGTTATTACGACCGCAGCTTTGCCTTTAAACTACAAAACAGCCGCGAGAATCAAACCAAATTGATTGGCTGGGCGCACAGTTTTCAACAGGTAGAGCAGCTGCCGAAAGAACCTTGGGATGTACCTTTAGACGGTATTATCACCGAACAAGGTTTTACCGATTTCTCACTCCATCGACAGTAA
- a CDS encoding cell division protein ZapA, translated as MLTLTLMDSTFEFDCEDHEREKLIEAATMLEDKLEQLPTMKDKNKVLMTALNICFDYLTLKEDTLAYTERLEGQIQQMMTQVASESEKDSA; from the coding sequence GTGCTAACACTCACTTTAATGGACTCTACTTTTGAATTCGATTGTGAAGACCATGAGCGCGAAAAACTCATTGAAGCGGCTACCATGCTTGAAGACAAGCTCGAGCAACTGCCGACCATGAAAGATAAAAACAAAGTATTGATGACGGCATTGAACATCTGCTTTGATTACTTGACCCTAAAAGAAGACACTCTTGCCTACACCGAGCGTCTTGAAGGGCAAATTCAGCAGATGATGACGCAAGTCGCCAGCGAATCGGAAAAAGACAGCGCTTAA
- a CDS encoding UPF0149 family protein, with amino-acid sequence MNFEKVNEAVAPFPELESPAFIQGMLIGLLCGDNDIQESVWIKKLLEEAQVKSVKESFLMVLDEMFQDTNKGLNGSGFELELCIPDDNEALVFRAAMLGQLCEGVLYGLGLVGALNEAENEIPENVRELVDDLGQIARIDVASLNEMKSIGDNEESDFMELIEFVRIAILTINEELNPTQAAPIMDAMPENDTLH; translated from the coding sequence ATGAATTTTGAAAAGGTCAATGAGGCGGTTGCCCCATTTCCAGAATTAGAATCACCGGCGTTTATTCAAGGCATGTTGATCGGTTTATTGTGTGGTGACAACGATATACAAGAATCGGTTTGGATTAAAAAACTGCTTGAAGAAGCGCAAGTCAAATCGGTTAAAGAATCGTTTTTAATGGTGCTTGACGAGATGTTTCAGGATACCAATAAAGGTTTAAACGGTTCCGGCTTTGAATTGGAGCTTTGCATTCCTGACGATAACGAAGCCTTGGTGTTTCGTGCCGCCATGCTTGGTCAACTTTGTGAAGGTGTGCTTTACGGTTTGGGATTAGTCGGCGCATTAAACGAAGCAGAAAATGAGATTCCGGAAAATGTTCGTGAGCTGGTCGATGATCTGGGGCAGATTGCCCGTATTGATGTGGCGTCATTAAATGAAATGAAATCGATCGGTGATAACGAAGAATCCGACTTTATGGAATTGATCGAATTTGTCCGTATTGCGATTTTGACCATTAATGAAGAGTTAAACCCAACTCAGGCGGCGCCGATAATGGATGCCATGCCGGAAAACGATACATTGCATTAA
- a CDS encoding aminopeptidase P N-terminal domain-containing protein: MMPSSEFYQHNRQRLIESMPANSVAIVASGEEQIRNRDVEYEFRAESDFFYLTGFTEPDSVLFLVKQDKQAKAVLFLREKDKQQEIWQGRRLGVEQACETLKVDSAYGIDELDEEGMPLLQGKTSVWLSFSHLAGWNDWLNQAISEAKSKVRQGIAAPGSIQDLDALLHEQRLLKSEEEIERLRQAAQISVQGHLSAMQSVLTADYEYQVQAELEAAFKRNGSPRVAFNSIVASADNACILHYTENSAILDKKALVLVDAGAEFQGYAGDITTTFPASGEFSKAQAALYSLVLAAQQAAIAVIAPGVNYDAMHQASVKVLTKGLVDLGILKGDVEKLIKEEAYKAFFMHGTGHWLGLDVHDVGQYKVDGQSRKLEPGMVITVEPGLYVSDEHEDIDAKWHNIGIRIEDDVLVTKNGYEVLTEGLPRTVEEIESWMQSHAIMQNHQVNTPL, translated from the coding sequence ATGATGCCATCTAGCGAGTTTTATCAGCATAACCGACAACGTCTTATCGAATCGATGCCTGCCAATAGCGTGGCGATTGTCGCCTCCGGTGAAGAGCAGATTCGTAACCGTGATGTCGAATATGAATTTCGTGCCGAGAGTGATTTCTTTTATCTCACCGGTTTTACCGAGCCCGATTCGGTTCTGTTTCTCGTAAAACAAGACAAGCAAGCGAAGGCCGTACTATTTTTGCGAGAAAAGGATAAGCAGCAGGAAATCTGGCAGGGAAGACGTTTGGGGGTTGAGCAGGCTTGCGAAACCCTTAAGGTGGACAGCGCTTATGGTATTGATGAGTTGGATGAGGAAGGCATGCCTTTGCTACAAGGTAAAACCAGCGTTTGGCTGAGTTTTTCTCATTTGGCGGGTTGGAACGATTGGCTCAATCAAGCCATCAGTGAGGCCAAGTCGAAGGTTCGACAGGGCATTGCCGCTCCGGGCTCAATTCAGGATCTGGACGCGTTACTGCATGAACAGCGTCTATTGAAGAGTGAGGAAGAGATCGAGCGCCTGCGTCAGGCTGCACAAATTTCTGTGCAGGGGCATTTGAGTGCGATGCAGTCGGTTTTAACGGCGGATTATGAGTACCAGGTACAAGCCGAATTAGAGGCGGCCTTTAAGCGCAACGGTTCGCCGCGAGTGGCGTTCAATTCAATTGTCGCCTCGGCCGATAATGCCTGCATTTTGCACTACACCGAAAATAGTGCCATCTTGGATAAAAAGGCATTGGTTTTGGTTGATGCCGGTGCCGAGTTTCAAGGCTATGCCGGTGATATCACCACGACCTTTCCTGCCAGTGGCGAATTTAGTAAGGCGCAAGCCGCTTTATACTCTTTGGTATTGGCAGCGCAACAGGCGGCTATTGCAGTGATCGCTCCCGGAGTGAATTACGATGCGATGCACCAAGCCAGCGTTAAGGTGTTGACTAAAGGGTTGGTCGATTTAGGCATCTTAAAGGGGGATGTTGAAAAGCTTATTAAAGAAGAAGCCTATAAAGCCTTCTTTATGCATGGTACTGGTCATTGGCTCGGGCTTGATGTGCATGATGTCGGCCAATATAAAGTCGATGGCCAGTCGCGTAAGCTTGAACCAGGTATGGTGATCACCGTTGAACCGGGGTTGTATGTTTCTGATGAGCATGAGGATATTGATGCTAAATGGCATAATATCGGCATCCGTATCGAAGATGATGTGTTGGTGACGAAAAACGGCTATGAGGTCTTAACCGAAGGTTTGCCAAGAACGGTTGAAGAAATCGAAAGCTGGATGCAAAGCCATGCGATTATGCAAAATCATCAAGTCAATACACCGCTTTAA
- a CDS encoding FAD-dependent monooxygenase, whose product MTQSDSFNNPTESTQSAQPADLRADIHADILVVGGGPVGTLLSIALAQQDYQVVMVERFLPEFAKQAGNEKAQTEPRNAFDGRVLALSKGSSDFLQQVSVWSELEPLTTAIEHVHVSQQGYMGLTTLHADDLSVPALGYSVQSQDLGKVLWQKAVAQKNLQIISPAELVSFVDDGDAISANIQPLDDSNQLLTISAKLIIGADGTESKVRQQLGLPMQQKSYHAYAVLAQIETEQHPNGWSFERFTEQGPVALLPMFGHAHKAVMVCPEEQLAEIQALDDQQYIERFAEKMGERLGCFTKVSPRIAYPLTESYAPRMTKGRALLMGNASHTQHPVAAQGLNLGIRDIEQFLQVLQGKQMTQDPGDLSLLANYAASREDDHKKVMGMTDSLIQLFQHGSPLVGHLRGLGLMALQAMPGLKRRFAKFSMYGRRN is encoded by the coding sequence ATGACGCAAAGCGACTCTTTTAATAACCCAACCGAATCGACTCAATCGGCACAACCGGCTGATCTGCGTGCTGATATCCATGCCGATATTTTGGTTGTCGGCGGTGGACCGGTCGGTACGCTATTGTCGATTGCTCTGGCGCAACAAGACTATCAGGTTGTGATGGTCGAGCGTTTTTTGCCTGAGTTCGCCAAACAAGCCGGCAATGAAAAGGCCCAAACCGAGCCGCGTAACGCATTTGACGGACGTGTACTGGCTTTATCAAAAGGTTCCAGCGATTTTCTACAACAAGTTTCGGTCTGGTCCGAACTAGAGCCTTTAACCACCGCGATCGAGCATGTTCATGTTTCCCAGCAGGGTTATATGGGGTTAACGACGTTGCATGCTGACGATCTGTCGGTGCCAGCTCTTGGTTACAGTGTTCAGTCGCAAGATCTGGGCAAGGTACTATGGCAAAAGGCCGTTGCGCAAAAGAATCTGCAAATCATCAGTCCTGCCGAATTGGTGAGTTTCGTTGATGACGGCGATGCAATCAGTGCCAATATCCAACCCCTTGATGACTCGAATCAACTGCTTACGATCAGCGCTAAATTGATTATCGGGGCGGATGGCACCGAATCCAAAGTTCGCCAGCAGTTAGGCTTGCCAATGCAACAGAAGTCGTATCATGCCTATGCGGTGCTCGCGCAAATCGAAACCGAACAGCATCCAAACGGTTGGTCGTTTGAGCGTTTTACCGAGCAGGGTCCAGTGGCTTTATTGCCGATGTTTGGTCATGCTCATAAAGCGGTAATGGTTTGCCCGGAAGAGCAGCTTGCGGAAATTCAAGCGTTGGACGATCAACAGTATATCGAGCGTTTTGCCGAGAAAATGGGCGAGCGTCTTGGGTGTTTCACCAAAGTCAGTCCTCGTATCGCTTATCCTTTAACCGAATCCTATGCTCCGAGAATGACCAAAGGGCGCGCCTTATTGATGGGTAATGCTTCCCATACCCAACATCCTGTCGCCGCACAAGGTTTGAATTTGGGGATTCGAGATATAGAACAATTTTTACAGGTGTTGCAAGGCAAGCAGATGACTCAAGACCCTGGTGATCTATCGCTATTGGCAAACTATGCCGCTTCGCGTGAGGACGATCATAAAAAAGTGATGGGCATGACCGATAGTCTGATTCAACTTTTTCAGCATGGCTCACCGCTGGTCGGGCATTTACGAGGCCTGGGTTTAATGGCACTGCAGGCGATGCCTGGATTGAAACGTCGTTTTGCCAAATTCTCTATGTACGGGAGACGTAACTAG
- a CDS encoding UbiH/UbiF/VisC/COQ6 family ubiquinone biosynthesis hydroxylase, which produces MVHKVVNKLNENNRYDVIIVGGGMVGAATALGLAQMGFNVLVVEKNVPSVEWTEQQPYQLRVSALTRASENILKNLGAWQGIAKRRYHAFTSMRVWDEVNPGEVIFSAAEMDEPNLGYTVENDVIQAALWEQLQAHDKISLCLNESLADVKLYADYAEVIIGETTWQTPLLIGADGAFSKVRELAGIAVEEHSYQQCAVVGCVKTELSHEDACWQRYTANGPFAYLAMSDNVSSIAWYLPEDKKQWALELDDKAFANELEKASGFRLGQVLEVSQRGAFPLVRRHAKHYVLPHLALVGDAAHTIHPQAGQGVNLGLLDAAALVETLSQARQQGKSWGRQSVLRKYERWRRGDNAIVQRSMEGFDWLFKQDSEIKQQIRKPFLSLANRMTWVKNWLMGQALNGREALPNLAKRD; this is translated from the coding sequence GTGGTTCATAAAGTGGTCAATAAGCTGAATGAAAATAATCGTTATGATGTGATTATTGTCGGCGGCGGCATGGTCGGAGCCGCAACCGCTTTAGGTTTGGCGCAAATGGGGTTTAATGTCCTGGTGGTTGAAAAAAATGTTCCATCAGTTGAATGGACTGAGCAACAACCCTATCAGTTACGTGTCAGCGCCTTAACGCGAGCCTCGGAAAATATTCTTAAAAATCTCGGAGCCTGGCAGGGGATTGCAAAGCGCCGTTATCATGCCTTTACCTCTATGCGCGTCTGGGATGAAGTGAATCCTGGCGAGGTGATTTTCAGTGCCGCGGAAATGGATGAACCCAATCTTGGCTATACCGTGGAAAACGATGTGATTCAGGCGGCTTTATGGGAGCAGTTGCAAGCACATGACAAGATCAGTTTGTGTCTTAATGAGTCCTTAGCTGATGTTAAGCTTTATGCCGATTATGCGGAGGTGATAATCGGCGAGACAACTTGGCAAACGCCATTATTGATTGGTGCCGACGGCGCCTTTTCCAAGGTTCGCGAACTTGCCGGTATTGCGGTCGAAGAGCACAGTTATCAGCAGTGTGCGGTGGTCGGTTGTGTGAAAACCGAACTTTCCCATGAAGATGCCTGTTGGCAACGCTATACCGCAAACGGTCCTTTTGCGTATTTGGCGATGTCGGACAATGTCAGTTCTATCGCCTGGTATCTGCCGGAAGATAAAAAACAGTGGGCGTTAGAGTTGGATGACAAAGCATTCGCCAATGAGTTGGAAAAGGCGTCAGGTTTTCGCTTAGGTCAGGTGTTGGAAGTTTCACAGCGAGGTGCCTTTCCTCTAGTGCGTCGACATGCCAAACATTACGTCTTGCCCCATCTGGCTTTGGTGGGCGATGCCGCCCATACCATTCATCCACAGGCAGGTCAGGGAGTTAATTTAGGTCTGTTGGATGCTGCCGCGTTGGTGGAAACCTTAAGTCAAGCGCGTCAACAAGGTAAGTCGTGGGGGCGTCAGTCGGTATTGCGTAAATACGAACGTTGGCGTCGTGGCGACAATGCGATAGTACAACGTTCTATGGAAGGTTTTGATTGGCTGTTTAAGCAAGACAGCGAAATCAAACAACAGATAAGAAAGCCTTTTTTATCCTTGGCAAACCGTATGACCTGGGTGAAGAACTGGTTGATGGGGCAGGCGTTGAATGGCCGCGAAGCCTTGCCGAACTTGGCGAAACGAGATTAA